One Streptomyces coeruleorubidus DNA segment encodes these proteins:
- a CDS encoding ArsR/SmtB family transcription factor yields the protein MAATAELDSGDLIEVFKALGNPARLQIMQWLKDPDAHFGEYEPIADRQAVGVCVTHIQAKAGLAQSTVSSYMSTLERAGLVRPTRVGKWTHYRRDEERLGQLARAIGTSL from the coding sequence ATGGCCGCGACGGCGGAACTGGATTCGGGCGATCTGATCGAGGTGTTCAAGGCCCTCGGCAACCCTGCCCGGCTACAGATCATGCAGTGGCTGAAGGATCCCGACGCGCACTTCGGTGAGTACGAGCCGATCGCGGACCGTCAGGCGGTCGGCGTGTGCGTCACGCACATCCAGGCGAAGGCGGGACTCGCGCAGTCGACGGTCTCCAGCTACATGAGCACGCTCGAACGGGCGGGACTCGTGCGTCCCACCCGGGTGGGCAAGTGGACCCACTACCGGCGCGACGAGGAGCGACTGGGCCAGTTGGCGCGGGCGATCGGCACGAGCCTCTAA
- a CDS encoding NAD(P)H-dependent oxidoreductase gives MSTFAAAPTALIVHAHPEPHSFSTAQMAAAAQSLGEAGYRVDVLDLYADGWAPVLAREEFAPVDGPFKPQAEQMRAVEEGTLDAAVKAHLDRLLAADLLVLSFPMWWFSLPAVLKGWVDRVFVMGGVFGGDHGLFGDAALAGKRAMLLFTTGGPSESFRPGGAFGPMDDFLFHIHRGMLEFVGFQVLDPVITYGPARMTDQERTAALDAVRESVARIAADAGTTVG, from the coding sequence ATGTCGACCTTCGCTGCTGCGCCCACAGCCCTGATCGTTCACGCCCACCCCGAGCCTCACTCGTTCAGCACCGCCCAGATGGCGGCTGCGGCCCAGTCCCTGGGCGAGGCCGGGTACCGGGTCGACGTACTGGACCTCTACGCCGACGGCTGGGCCCCGGTCCTCGCCCGCGAGGAGTTCGCTCCGGTGGACGGCCCGTTCAAGCCGCAGGCCGAGCAGATGCGCGCCGTCGAGGAGGGGACGCTGGACGCGGCCGTCAAAGCCCATCTGGACCGGCTGCTCGCCGCTGATCTGCTCGTATTGTCGTTCCCGATGTGGTGGTTCTCGCTGCCGGCCGTCCTCAAGGGATGGGTGGACCGGGTCTTCGTGATGGGCGGGGTCTTCGGCGGCGACCACGGGCTCTTCGGCGACGCGGCGCTCGCCGGGAAGCGCGCGATGCTGCTGTTCACGACGGGCGGGCCCAGCGAGTCGTTCCGACCCGGTGGAGCCTTCGGTCCGATGGACGACTTCCTGTTCCACATCCACCGGGGAATGCTGGAGTTCGTCGGCTTCCAGGTCCTCGACCCCGTGATCACCTACGGCCCGGCCCGCATGACCGACCAGGAACGAACAGCGGCGCTGGACGCGGTCAGGGAGTCCGTCGCGCGCATCGCGGCC